In Streptomyces sp. NBC_00306, a single genomic region encodes these proteins:
- a CDS encoding helix-turn-helix domain-containing protein, translating into MSEPRSAPTVGQVVLGKRLQDLRERAGLRREEAAKVLRVAAGTIRRMETAEVALKIPYVQLLLGAYGIHEEEARGFIELAEEANKPGWWQRFHDVLPGWFSMYVSLEGAASIIRAYEPHFVPGLLQTEDYARAIMRGGAVGGTDSADIERHVALRMERQALLTRHDAPRLWVIMDETVFRRPVGGPGVMRAQIDRLLEGAQLPNVTLQIAEFSTGHHPGTYGPFVLFRFAVPELPDMVYSEYLTGAVYLDARPEVASHLEVLDRMAAQAATAQRTKEILNDLRKEL; encoded by the coding sequence GTGAGTGAACCGCGGTCCGCCCCCACCGTGGGGCAGGTCGTACTCGGCAAGCGCTTGCAGGATCTGCGCGAGCGAGCCGGGCTGAGGCGCGAGGAAGCCGCGAAGGTTCTTCGTGTGGCCGCGGGCACCATTCGCCGGATGGAGACCGCCGAGGTCGCCCTGAAGATCCCGTATGTCCAGCTTCTGCTGGGTGCGTATGGGATCCATGAGGAGGAGGCGCGCGGCTTCATAGAGCTGGCCGAGGAAGCCAATAAGCCGGGATGGTGGCAGCGCTTTCACGATGTGCTGCCTGGCTGGTTCTCGATGTACGTCAGCCTGGAGGGCGCGGCCAGCATCATCCGTGCCTACGAGCCGCACTTCGTGCCGGGTCTGCTTCAGACGGAGGACTACGCCCGGGCGATCATGCGCGGCGGCGCCGTCGGAGGGACCGACTCCGCGGACATCGAGCGTCATGTGGCGCTGCGGATGGAGCGGCAGGCACTCCTCACCCGGCACGACGCCCCCAGGCTGTGGGTGATCATGGACGAGACGGTGTTCCGCAGACCCGTCGGCGGTCCCGGCGTCATGAGAGCGCAGATCGACCGGCTGCTCGAAGGCGCCCAGCTGCCCAACGTCACCTTGCAGATCGCGGAGTTCTCGACCGGACACCACCCCGGCACCTACGGGCCGTTCGTGCTGTTCCGGTTCGCTGTCCCCGAGCTCCCGGACATGGTCTACAGCGAGTACCTCACCGGTGCCGTCTATCTCGACGCGCGCCCGGAAGTGGCCTCGCATCTGGAGGTTCTGGACCGCATGGCGGCTCAGGCCGCGACTGCGCAACGCACGAAGGAGATCCTCAACGATCTCCGCAAGGAGCTGTGA
- a CDS encoding toxin-antitoxin system, toxin component codes for MRRLCGELVAGIDLPAPAAPTDLYGALCGVMSRRRGRPVRYRTATFPPGTASGLWLDMRDQDLIVIEERTAPDHQLVILGHELWHMKAGHCTHHVDGAAVAARLLSDEADLQATVLKVAARTRFDQAEENQAESFGLLLSSKCRSWLAGSTGRGPVSRDGLAGRIEASLGYRGPQG; via the coding sequence ATGCGCCGGCTGTGCGGCGAGCTGGTAGCCGGAATCGACCTGCCCGCCCCCGCGGCTCCCACCGATCTCTACGGCGCGTTGTGCGGCGTCATGAGCAGACGCCGCGGCCGGCCCGTCCGTTACCGCACGGCCACCTTTCCGCCGGGCACGGCGAGCGGCCTCTGGCTGGACATGAGGGACCAGGACCTGATCGTCATCGAGGAGCGCACCGCGCCCGACCACCAGCTGGTCATCCTCGGCCATGAGCTCTGGCACATGAAGGCCGGGCACTGCACGCATCATGTCGACGGCGCGGCGGTCGCCGCACGGCTGCTCTCCGACGAGGCGGACCTCCAGGCCACCGTCCTCAAGGTCGCGGCCAGGACCCGTTTCGACCAGGCCGAGGAGAACCAGGCGGAGAGCTTCGGGCTGCTGCTCAGCAGCAAGTGCCGCTCCTGGCTGGCCGGTTCGACGGGCCGTGGCCCTGTCAGCCGCGACGGTCTCGCCGGACGGATCGAGGCGTCCCTGGGATATCGCGGGCCACAGGGCTGA
- a CDS encoding ATP-binding protein yields the protein MNLDALLAPLLDPCSEADHHRYGFELPARAECVSRARKLTRERLQCWGIEGDVHDTAMLVVSELVTNAVVHADGHLVSCELLNDVEHLRISVQDQGCTPTGPHVCHAVQEEERGRGLLLVESLSSSWGAHVPHHGAGRIVWAELPHVDIPYGVDFPRGAARPC from the coding sequence GTGAACCTCGACGCGCTCCTTGCCCCACTCTTGGACCCGTGCTCAGAGGCCGACCACCATCGGTACGGCTTCGAGCTGCCGGCGCGCGCCGAATGCGTCTCACGGGCCAGAAAACTCACCCGTGAGCGATTGCAGTGCTGGGGCATAGAAGGCGATGTCCATGACACGGCCATGCTGGTCGTCAGCGAGCTCGTCACCAATGCGGTGGTGCACGCCGACGGTCACCTGGTCTCGTGCGAACTTCTGAACGACGTCGAACACCTGCGGATAAGCGTCCAGGACCAGGGATGCACACCCACCGGCCCGCATGTGTGCCACGCCGTGCAGGAGGAGGAGCGCGGACGCGGACTCCTGCTGGTCGAGTCCCTGTCCAGCTCCTGGGGGGCACACGTACCGCACCACGGCGCCGGCCGGATCGTCTGGGCGGAGCTGCCGCACGTGGACATCCCCTACGGGGTGGACTTTCCGCGCGGGGCGGCGAGGCCGTGCTGA
- a CDS encoding MmyB family transcriptional regulator produces MADVAARLEISTGAYGSWERTPAQEWTDERLSALVKALEMTDQQGGWLFRLAVDRDPPYASAEPWASSTPVAPLGPARPSGPAFPSGPVRPYVPVPAPALPAEPSAPAEPHDPETQAYLRDYAAMMDAVPLPSVLFDSRWDVAHVNPAFHALFRGVGEHPTAMPDQNFLRFVLFHPDAGSVLGDRETSWCLPLLAQLESALERYEDDHVLQAIRDDIADDPIMDVAYRCGLPHWMRITGAAAVHHDGAVRPLHHPDPRWGHTDCRIVDETPATLQDRGFTRMTLVLHERRSAAPPSARRGKPHLRAVAGG; encoded by the coding sequence GTGGCGGATGTGGCGGCACGGCTGGAGATCAGTACGGGCGCCTACGGCAGCTGGGAGCGCACACCGGCGCAGGAATGGACCGACGAGAGGCTCTCCGCGCTGGTCAAGGCGCTGGAGATGACGGACCAGCAGGGCGGCTGGCTGTTCCGCCTCGCCGTCGACCGCGATCCCCCCTACGCCTCGGCCGAACCGTGGGCTTCTTCTACGCCCGTAGCTCCGCTGGGACCCGCGCGGCCGTCCGGACCGGCCTTTCCGTCCGGGCCCGTGCGTCCGTACGTACCGGTGCCCGCGCCCGCGCTGCCCGCCGAGCCGTCCGCGCCCGCCGAGCCGCACGACCCGGAGACGCAGGCGTATCTGCGGGACTACGCCGCGATGATGGACGCCGTGCCGCTGCCGTCGGTCCTCTTCGACAGCCGCTGGGACGTGGCGCACGTCAACCCCGCCTTCCACGCACTGTTCCGGGGAGTGGGGGAGCACCCCACCGCCATGCCGGACCAGAACTTCCTGCGGTTCGTCCTCTTCCACCCGGACGCGGGCTCCGTGCTCGGCGACCGGGAGACGAGCTGGTGCCTGCCGCTGCTCGCCCAGCTGGAATCGGCGCTCGAGAGGTACGAGGACGACCATGTCCTTCAAGCCATTCGTGACGACATCGCCGACGATCCGATCATGGATGTCGCCTACCGCTGCGGGCTGCCGCACTGGATGCGGATCACGGGCGCGGCCGCCGTCCACCACGACGGCGCCGTACGGCCGTTGCACCACCCGGACCCGCGCTGGGGCCACACGGATTGCCGGATCGTGGACGAGACGCCCGCGACGCTTCAGGACCGGGGCTTCACCCGGATGACGCTGGTGCTGCACGAACGTCGGAGCGCCGCCCCGCCGTCCGCGCGCCGGGGCAAGCCGCATCTGCGGGCGGTCGCCGGCGGCTGA
- the xylB gene encoding xylulokinase: protein MPTQAVVIGVDSSTQSTKAAFIEAASGRTLAVGRAAHQVSGDHGARETDPEVWWNALREAVAIGLRESGVSASTVTGIAVAGQQHGLVVLDSSGRPVRPALLWNDTRSAPQAAALTEALGGPEAWTARTGSVPVASMTAAKWQWLRENEPRAAKATAAVRLPHDFLTERLSGTAATDPGDASGTCWYSTATGAYDPRLLELVGLEADLLPEVAETGATRVGSLIDAAADDLGLPAGIAVAAGTGDNMAAAVGLGLGGAGLLDHPALSLGTSGTVFAATRTRPASAVLAGFAAADGTYLPLACTLNCTQAVDRIATLFGLSRDTAEAGGEVVLLPYLDGERTPDLPAASGLLTGLRHTTSRQQILGAAYEGAVVTVLRALDEVLRACGTDPADADVASRPLRLVGGGARGRYWVETVRRLSGRPLLIPESEELVAVGAAALAAAAASGEDPVALAGRWQGGRAAHLPPVERDMETWERVSEVLERATPALLTR from the coding sequence ATGCCGACGCAGGCTGTCGTCATCGGCGTGGACAGCTCGACCCAGTCCACCAAGGCGGCGTTCATCGAAGCGGCCAGCGGCAGGACACTCGCCGTCGGCCGCGCGGCCCATCAGGTCAGCGGCGACCACGGCGCTCGCGAGACCGACCCCGAGGTCTGGTGGAACGCCCTGCGCGAGGCGGTGGCCATCGGGCTGCGGGAGTCCGGCGTGTCCGCCTCCACCGTGACGGGCATCGCGGTCGCCGGACAGCAGCACGGTCTGGTCGTCCTGGACAGCAGCGGCCGTCCCGTGCGCCCGGCGCTGCTGTGGAACGACACCCGTTCGGCCCCGCAGGCCGCCGCGCTCACGGAGGCGCTCGGCGGCCCGGAGGCCTGGACCGCCCGTACCGGCTCGGTGCCCGTCGCCTCGATGACCGCCGCGAAGTGGCAGTGGCTGCGGGAGAACGAGCCGCGCGCCGCGAAGGCCACCGCCGCCGTGCGCCTCCCCCACGACTTCCTCACCGAACGGCTGTCCGGCACCGCCGCCACCGACCCCGGCGACGCCTCGGGGACCTGCTGGTACTCCACCGCGACCGGCGCCTACGACCCGCGGCTGCTGGAGCTCGTCGGACTGGAGGCGGATCTGCTGCCCGAGGTCGCGGAGACCGGCGCCACCCGTGTCGGCTCACTCATCGACGCGGCGGCCGACGACCTCGGACTGCCCGCGGGCATCGCGGTCGCCGCCGGCACCGGGGACAACATGGCCGCGGCCGTCGGGCTGGGGCTCGGCGGCGCGGGGCTGCTCGACCATCCGGCCCTGAGCCTCGGCACGTCGGGCACGGTGTTCGCGGCGACCCGCACCCGGCCCGCCTCAGCGGTCCTCGCGGGCTTCGCCGCCGCCGACGGCACGTACCTCCCGCTGGCCTGCACCCTGAACTGCACCCAGGCCGTCGACCGGATCGCCACCCTGTTCGGCCTGAGCCGGGACACGGCGGAGGCGGGCGGCGAGGTGGTCCTGCTGCCGTACCTCGACGGGGAGCGGACACCCGATCTGCCCGCTGCCTCCGGACTCCTGACCGGACTGCGGCACACCACCAGCCGCCAGCAGATCCTCGGAGCGGCCTACGAGGGCGCTGTCGTGACCGTGCTGCGGGCCCTCGACGAGGTGCTGCGCGCCTGCGGTACGGACCCGGCGGACGCGGACGTCGCGTCGCGCCCACTGCGTCTGGTGGGCGGCGGAGCGCGGGGCAGGTACTGGGTGGAGACCGTACGCCGCCTCTCCGGACGGCCCCTGCTGATCCCCGAGAGCGAGGAGCTGGTCGCCGTGGGAGCGGCGGCGCTGGCGGCGGCAGCGGCCTCGGGCGAGGACCCGGTGGCGCTGGCGGGCCGCTGGCAGGGCGGCCGCGCTGCCCACCTTCCGCCGGTGGAAAGGGACATGGAGACATGGGAGCGGGTCTCGGAGGTGCTGGAGCGGGCGACGCCGGCGTTGCTCACCCGCTGA
- a CDS encoding helix-turn-helix transcriptional regulator produces the protein MTDGFSVPGPAAAGPLAASAARVAELAGKLGLSYGEVLDVHQLSEASGVPADVVSSLLDGLPAGEPDLQTRFLQRFDLLRRTRLKPNGRRYTQQEIADGAAMSRQQAGALINGDRRPTMEHCDAIQRFFKVHAGFLTAEDADALNGALQRTEQRLLQDYAGEGDPLERLLQDHGVRGIAWRAAQLPTDKHRDKVTEWLDLLLESVKPTSPADPADPTDP, from the coding sequence GTGACAGACGGCTTCTCGGTTCCGGGCCCGGCAGCCGCAGGCCCCTTGGCGGCGTCGGCCGCCCGTGTCGCCGAACTCGCAGGCAAGCTCGGACTGAGCTACGGCGAGGTCCTCGACGTGCATCAGCTCTCGGAGGCCTCGGGCGTTCCCGCCGATGTGGTCAGCTCACTGCTCGACGGCCTGCCGGCCGGCGAACCCGACCTCCAGACACGCTTTCTGCAGCGCTTCGACCTGCTGCGCAGGACCCGGCTCAAACCGAACGGCCGCCGGTACACGCAGCAGGAGATCGCCGACGGCGCCGCCATGTCACGTCAGCAGGCAGGTGCTCTCATCAACGGCGACCGTCGCCCCACCATGGAGCACTGCGATGCGATCCAGAGGTTCTTCAAGGTCCACGCGGGCTTCCTCACGGCCGAGGACGCGGACGCGCTCAACGGTGCGTTGCAGCGCACCGAGCAGCGGCTGCTTCAGGACTATGCCGGCGAGGGCGACCCGCTGGAGCGCCTGCTCCAGGACCATGGAGTACGCGGCATCGCCTGGCGCGCGGCCCAACTGCCCACCGACAAGCACCGGGACAAGGTCACCGAGTGGCTCGACCTGCTGCTGGAGAGCGTCAAACCGACCTCGCCGGCAGATCCTGCGGACCCGACGGACCCCTGA
- the xylA gene encoding xylose isomerase: MTERFTPTPEDRFSFGLWTVGWQGRDPFGDATRPPLDPVESVQRLAALGAYGVTFHDDDLIPFGATEAERESHIKHFRQALDKTGLVVPMATTNLFTHPVFKDGGFTSNDRDVRRYALRKTIRNIDLAAELGAQTYVAWGGREGAEFGAAKDVRAALDRMKEAFDLLGEYVTEQGYDLRFAIEPKPNEPRGDILLPTVGHALAFIERLERPELYGVNPEVGHEQMAGLNFPHSIAQALWAGKLFHIDLNGQNGIKYDQDLRFGAGDLRSAFWLVDLLETGGYEGPRHFDFKPPRTEDFDGVWESAAGCMRNYLILRERAAAFRSDPKVQEALRAARLDELVLPTAEDGLAALLADRSAFEEFDVTAAAERGMAFEALDQLAMDHLLGVA, translated from the coding sequence ATGACGGAACGCTTCACCCCCACCCCCGAGGACCGGTTCAGCTTCGGCCTCTGGACGGTCGGCTGGCAGGGCAGGGACCCCTTCGGGGACGCGACCCGGCCGCCTCTGGACCCCGTCGAGTCCGTGCAGCGGCTCGCCGCGCTGGGTGCGTACGGCGTCACCTTCCACGACGACGACCTGATCCCCTTCGGCGCGACCGAGGCGGAGCGCGAGTCCCACATCAAGCACTTCCGCCAGGCGCTGGACAAGACCGGTCTCGTGGTGCCGATGGCCACCACCAACCTCTTCACCCACCCCGTCTTCAAGGACGGCGGCTTCACGTCCAACGACCGGGACGTGCGCCGCTACGCCCTGCGCAAGACGATCCGCAACATCGACCTGGCGGCCGAGCTCGGGGCGCAGACCTATGTCGCCTGGGGCGGGCGCGAGGGTGCGGAGTTCGGCGCCGCGAAGGACGTGCGGGCCGCGCTCGACCGGATGAAGGAGGCGTTCGACCTGCTGGGGGAGTACGTCACCGAGCAGGGCTACGACCTGCGCTTCGCCATCGAGCCCAAGCCCAACGAGCCGCGCGGCGACATCCTGCTGCCCACCGTCGGCCATGCGCTGGCCTTCATCGAGCGCCTGGAGCGGCCCGAGCTGTACGGCGTGAACCCGGAGGTCGGGCACGAGCAGATGGCCGGGCTGAACTTCCCGCACTCCATCGCGCAGGCCCTGTGGGCGGGGAAGCTCTTCCACATCGACCTCAACGGACAGAACGGCATCAAGTACGACCAGGACCTGCGCTTCGGCGCGGGCGATCTGCGGTCCGCGTTCTGGCTGGTGGACCTGCTGGAGACGGGCGGCTACGAGGGCCCGCGCCACTTCGACTTCAAGCCGCCGCGCACGGAGGACTTCGACGGGGTGTGGGAGTCCGCGGCCGGGTGCATGCGGAACTACCTGATCCTGCGGGAGAGGGCCGCCGCCTTCCGTTCCGACCCGAAGGTGCAGGAGGCGCTGCGGGCCGCCCGGCTCGACGAGCTGGTCCTCCCGACCGCCGAGGACGGGCTGGCAGCGCTGCTCGCGGACCGGTCGGCCTTCGAGGAGTTCGACGTGACGGCCGCGGCGGAGCGGGGAATGGCCTTCGAGGCACTCGACCAGCTGGCGATGGACCACCTGCTCGGGGTGGCCTGA
- a CDS encoding M28 family metallopeptidase — MSQQTPEPTGDHALPPGTSRRSVIAATAGTVALGATLSGAGATPAAAVTEETVTGTAPVRRGRTPDRDLPATAQRPSRELRALLAEIDTDRIEATVRKLASFGTRHTLSSQDDPERGIGAARDWIFAELKRYAGVSGGRMTVELQSYIQEPASRIPVATRITNIVATLRGSTDPDRVYVVSGHYDSRATDVMDAVGDAPGADDDASGVAVAMELARVTAKRRPAATLVFAAVAGEEQGLYGAAHMARTFASAGVDLQGMFTDDIVGSPTADDGSRDPYTVRLFAEGVPTAETPAEAATRQSVGGENDSRSRQLARFVRDVADNDATGMHVRVVYRRDRYLRGGDHIPYLERGFAAARFTEPAEDYAHQHQDVKVVDGKQYGDLPEFCDFAYIARVAKVNAAAVWTLAQAPGTPKGAKILTSALTNATELVWERGKESDLAGYEVVWRETTDPEWTHVVRAGNTTRHTVDLSKDNVFFGVRAVNRAGLRSPVAFPAPQR, encoded by the coding sequence ATGTCGCAGCAGACGCCAGAACCCACCGGTGATCACGCCCTCCCCCCTGGCACCAGCCGCAGATCGGTCATCGCTGCCACGGCCGGCACCGTCGCGCTCGGCGCGACGCTGTCCGGAGCCGGAGCGACGCCCGCGGCCGCCGTCACCGAGGAGACCGTCACGGGCACCGCCCCGGTGCGGCGCGGTCGCACCCCGGACCGGGACCTCCCCGCCACCGCGCAGCGCCCTTCCCGTGAACTGCGGGCCCTGCTCGCGGAGATCGACACCGACCGCATCGAGGCGACCGTGCGCAAGCTCGCCTCCTTCGGCACCCGCCACACCCTCTCCAGCCAGGACGACCCGGAGCGCGGCATCGGTGCGGCCCGCGACTGGATCTTCGCCGAGCTCAAGCGGTACGCGGGTGTCAGCGGTGGCCGGATGACGGTGGAGCTCCAGAGCTACATCCAGGAACCGGCCTCACGTATCCCCGTGGCGACCCGGATCACCAACATCGTGGCCACGCTGAGGGGTTCGACGGACCCGGACCGTGTCTACGTCGTCTCCGGACACTACGACTCACGTGCCACCGATGTGATGGACGCCGTGGGTGACGCGCCCGGCGCCGACGACGACGCCTCGGGTGTGGCCGTCGCCATGGAACTCGCCCGGGTGACGGCGAAGCGGCGCCCGGCCGCCACCCTCGTGTTCGCGGCCGTCGCGGGTGAGGAACAGGGACTGTACGGGGCCGCTCACATGGCCCGGACCTTCGCGTCGGCCGGGGTCGACCTCCAGGGCATGTTCACCGACGACATCGTCGGCAGCCCGACGGCCGACGACGGCAGCAGGGACCCGTACACCGTCCGGCTCTTCGCCGAAGGCGTGCCCACCGCCGAGACCCCCGCCGAGGCGGCCACCCGCCAGTCGGTCGGCGGCGAGAACGACTCACGGTCGCGCCAACTGGCCCGTTTCGTGCGGGACGTCGCGGACAACGACGCCACCGGCATGCACGTCCGGGTCGTCTACCGCAGAGACCGCTATCTGCGCGGCGGCGATCACATCCCCTACCTCGAACGGGGCTTCGCCGCCGCCCGGTTCACCGAACCGGCCGAGGACTACGCCCACCAGCACCAGGACGTGAAGGTGGTCGACGGCAAGCAGTACGGGGACCTTCCGGAGTTCTGCGACTTCGCCTACATCGCCCGTGTCGCGAAGGTCAACGCCGCCGCGGTGTGGACCCTGGCCCAGGCGCCCGGCACCCCCAAGGGCGCGAAGATCCTCACCAGTGCGCTGACGAACGCGACCGAGCTGGTGTGGGAGCGGGGCAAGGAGAGCGATCTGGCCGGTTACGAGGTCGTCTGGCGGGAGACCACCGATCCCGAGTGGACCCACGTCGTGCGGGCGGGCAACACGACGCGGCACACCGTGGACCTGTCCAAGGACAACGTCTTCTTCGGCGTCCGGGCCGTGAACCGGGCCGGTCTGCGCAGTCCGGTCGCATTCCCCGCCCCGCAGCGCTGA
- a CDS encoding ROK family protein — protein sequence MEPPARVTLAGPVGRTPLEPKADRDTVRRHNLSLVLRAVREAGEVTRAGVSARVGLTRAAISSLVEQLLESGFLSESGKTFSGQAGRPGTVLKVARTGVAGIGVEINVDYVSVCVVDLAGTDRVRLVEHLDNRGAPPARVLARAAGIAARALTSAVEQQLQPVGAALALPGLVAAGTVRQAPNLGWSQVAAELPFADALAALHPGLPALPVRSENEANLAALAELWFGGLGAMRTFLYLTGEIGVGGALVLNGELLRGAHGFAGEIGHVVVTPDGPECRCGSRGCLEQYAGQSALLRAAGIDETNGAVAVAELERRARAGEAAALTALERAGSMLGRVLSGAVNLFDPDAVVLGGIYRPLVPWLAPPAGAELGGRVVSGLWPEGGDRLRASSPAADAARGAAALVVQDVLTDPVAYAIPSVAGRA from the coding sequence GTGGAACCACCCGCACGCGTAACACTGGCCGGCCCGGTGGGCCGCACACCGCTGGAGCCCAAGGCCGACAGGGACACGGTGCGACGACACAATCTGAGCCTGGTGCTGCGAGCCGTGCGCGAGGCCGGTGAGGTGACGCGGGCCGGGGTCTCCGCCCGGGTGGGCCTGACCCGCGCTGCCATCTCCTCCCTGGTGGAACAACTGCTGGAGAGCGGGTTCCTCTCGGAGTCCGGCAAGACCTTCAGCGGTCAGGCCGGCCGCCCGGGCACGGTGCTGAAGGTCGCCCGGACCGGAGTCGCGGGGATCGGCGTCGAGATCAACGTCGACTATGTGTCCGTGTGCGTGGTGGACCTGGCGGGCACCGACCGGGTCCGGCTCGTCGAGCACCTCGACAACCGCGGTGCGCCGCCCGCCCGGGTGCTCGCGCGCGCCGCGGGTATCGCGGCCCGCGCGCTGACGTCCGCGGTCGAGCAGCAGCTCCAGCCGGTCGGAGCCGCCCTGGCGCTGCCCGGCCTGGTCGCCGCCGGCACCGTGCGGCAGGCACCCAACCTCGGGTGGAGCCAGGTCGCCGCCGAGCTCCCGTTCGCCGACGCGCTCGCCGCCCTGCACCCCGGACTGCCCGCGCTGCCGGTCCGTTCGGAGAACGAGGCCAACCTGGCGGCGCTGGCCGAGCTGTGGTTCGGCGGCCTCGGCGCGATGCGTACCTTCCTGTACCTGACGGGTGAGATCGGTGTCGGCGGCGCCCTGGTTCTGAACGGCGAGCTGCTGCGCGGGGCGCACGGTTTCGCCGGCGAGATCGGCCATGTCGTCGTCACGCCCGACGGTCCGGAGTGCCGCTGCGGCTCGCGCGGCTGTCTGGAGCAGTACGCGGGTCAGTCCGCCCTGCTGCGTGCCGCGGGCATCGACGAGACGAACGGCGCGGTGGCCGTGGCGGAGCTGGAGCGCCGGGCCCGGGCGGGTGAGGCGGCAGCGCTGACAGCACTGGAGCGTGCCGGGTCGATGCTGGGCCGGGTGCTGTCCGGCGCGGTCAACCTCTTCGACCCGGACGCGGTGGTGCTCGGCGGGATCTACCGCCCCCTGGTGCCCTGGCTCGCCCCGCCCGCCGGTGCGGAACTGGGCGGACGGGTGGTGTCGGGCCTGTGGCCGGAGGGCGGCGACCGGCTCCGGGCCTCCTCCCCCGCCGCGGACGCCGCGCGGGGTGCCGCGGCGCTGGTGGTGCAGGACGTGCTGACGGACCCGGTGGCGTACGCGATTCCCTCGGTCGCCGGACGGGCCTGA
- a CDS encoding DUF397 domain-containing protein, producing MDHIYNGMPAADLGEVGWHKPWSGGNGGNCFETMKLADGRVAVRQSADPDGPALIYTSSEIAAFIQGAKSGQADFLLT from the coding sequence ATGGATCACATATACAACGGCATGCCTGCCGCCGACCTGGGTGAGGTGGGCTGGCACAAGCCGTGGAGCGGCGGGAACGGCGGCAACTGCTTCGAGACCATGAAGCTCGCCGACGGCCGTGTCGCGGTGCGCCAGTCCGCCGATCCGGACGGGCCCGCGTTGATCTACACCTCCAGCGAGATCGCCGCCTTCATCCAGGGGGCCAAGTCGGGCCAGGCGGACTTCCTCCTCACCTGA